The DNA window CGGAGTACGACTTCGCGCACTGGACCGGCGGCTCGGGCACGGCGCCCGGCTTCGCCGTCTTCCTCACCGCCGACCGCTCCCGGTACGAGGCCATATACAGCCAGAACCGCGCCGAGTCGGTCGGGGTGACGGTGCCCATAGCCGCGGCGGGCAAGGACGACGGCTTCTATCCGAGCTCCCGTATAGCGGTCGACACCACGCAGTACAAGAACGTCGACCCCGCCGACGCCGACATCGTGTTCAAGCACGAGATGGCGCACGCGATGATCGGTCCGTTCGAGGACCAGAGCGCGACCTCCGGCCAGCAGCACTTGTGGGTCATAGAGGGGTTCGCGGAGTGGGAATCACAGAGGATGTACTCCACGTCGGAACTCCTCTATGACGGCGACACACTGCACGCCTACGTCAGCAAGCACGGCGTTCCGCACGCACTCCCCACGGACAGCCAGGTCTACAGCTCCGACTCCGACACGTCCGGGCTGAACTACTTCTACGCACACATGGCGATCCGCTATATGGCCGACGAGTACAGCCCTGAGAAGGTCGATCAGTTCGTCCTGGCCGTCTACCAGCACGCGACGGCGTCCACGTGTGTCGACGACGCCATGAAGAACGTTCTGGGGACCACCACGGATCAGTTCACTCGGGGTTTTGCGAAGTGGCTTCGGAACTCTGTGTGAGAGCGGAGCACTCCGCGCACGTCCCGAACACCGCCAGGTGCCGCACGTCGGTCTCGAAGCCGTAGTCCTGCTTCAGCCGCTCCACCAATGGCTCGGCGGCGGAGTCGGCGGCCTCCAGGATGCGTCCGCAGCCCCGGCACACCAGGTGCACGTGCGCCGGCTGATCCGCCGTGTGGTAGATCTGCGCGCCGTGGCCCAGGTGGGTGTGGGTGACCAGACCGAGCTCCTCGAGCAGCTCCAGGGTCCGGTAGACCGTCGAGAGGTTCACGCCGCGGGCGGTGCGGCGGACCTCCTCGCAGATGGCCTCGGGGGTGGCGTGGTCCATGGCGGCCACGGCTTGCAGGACGAACTGCCGCTGCGGCGTGAGGCGGTAGCCCTTCGCGCGCAGCTCCTTCGTCAGGTCCGTGGGCGCGGTTTCCATACCACCACTATCCCACCGGGCGGGGACAGTGGTCGCCACCGTCCATACGCGCAGATTTCCTGGAAGACTTAATTGACCGGCTTCAGCTGCGCCGAGAGATGCGACTGCATCGACTGGCCCATGGCCGCCATGTCGAACGCCCACAGCAGATCGCCCTGGACCAGACCGTACAGGCGGTGTCCCGCCGTGTACTCCTTGGCCGTCTCGGTGCGCGCGACCACGTCGGTACGCAGCTCGACCTTAGCGCCGTCCGCCTCGCCGACCCAGATCTCGGAGAAGCCGGTGGGGTGCGCCAGGACCACTTCGAGCTGCGTGCGGGTGGTGCCGGCGGTGCCGTTCTCCTCGGTGCGAGCCTGGGGACGCCAGTAGCCGGACTCCATGGCCAGCGGCCGGACCTGGTTGCCGTCCTCGTCGAGCAGCCAGGACCGCGACTCGTACTTCAGGAAGGGCTTGTTCGGCGTGTACGAGAACACGGCCTCCTGCCCGAAGTTGAACGACTCGATGGTCGGGTACCCGCCGACCCCGGCGCCCGCCCAGGTGCCCAGCAGGAACGCCAGCGGCACACAGTCCGGGTGCAGGTCGGAGGGGATCTCCAGCGGCATCAGTTCTGGCCCTTGAACAGCCGCAGCACCGTGAAGGACGCGAACCACACGACGGCCAGGGCCACCAGGACCAGGAGGATGTCGAAAAGAGCTTGGACGGTCATGGTGGGGAGTTTATCGGAGCGGGTGGCGCGCTGTTCGGTGAGCTGGGTCTCTTCGGGTGTCGGGGCCGGCGGGGGCGACAGGGCCGACATGACAGCCGGCAGGACAGTGGAGACCGGAGCGAAAACGCGAAGGCGCCCGCCCCCGATCAACCGATCGGTGGCGGGCGCTCCCCTCACACTCCGGAGGTCCGGCGTCGCCGGGGCAAGCCGCTCAGACCGCGAGCGCGACCTCGGCGACCTCGCCCAGCGTCGCCTCGACCGAGGCGTCCACGGTGCCGCCGGGCACCAGCGCGCGCACGGTCCAGGTGCCCGGGGCGGCGAAGAAGCGGAAGCCGCCCTCCGGGCTGGTCGGGACCTCGGCGGTGAACTCGCCGGTGCTGTCCAGCAGCCGCACGTACCCGGTCACCGGCGCGCCGTCACGGCTGACCGCGCCCTGGATGACAGTTTCCTTCGCCACGTCCACTCCTTCGATGCTGAATCCGCCGGCGGGGGCGCCGCACGAGGCCGTCACTGCTGGCCGCCCTCGGGCGAGCCGGGGTTGGAGCCGAGCGCGACCGGCACGCCGACCAGCGAGCCGTACTCGGTCCACGAACCGTCGTAGTTCTTCACGTTGGCCTGGCCCAGCAGCTCGTGCAGGACGAACCAGGTGTGCGCCGAGCGCTCGCCGATGCGGCAGTAGGCGATGGTGTCCTTGGCCAGGTCCACGCCCTCGGCCTCGTACAGCTCGGTCAGCTCCTCGTCGGAGCGGAAGGTGCCGTCGTCGTTGGCCGCCTTGGACCACGGGATGTTGCGCGCGGTCGGCACGTGGCCGGGGCGCTGCGACTGCTCCTGCGGCAGGTGAGCCGGCGCCAGCAGCTTGCCGGAGTACTCGTCGGGGCTGCGCACGTCGACCAGGTTGTCGGTGCCGATCGCGGCCACGACGTCGTCGCGGTAGGCGCGCAGCGCCTGGTTCTGCGGCTGCGCCGTGTAGGTGGTGGCGGTGCGGGTCGGCTGCTCGACGACCAGCTCGCGGGAGTCCAGCTCCCACTTCTTGCGGCCGCCGTCCAGGAGCTTGACGTCGCTGTGGCCGTAGAGCTTGAAGTACCAGTACGCGTAGGACGCGAACCAGTTGTTGTTGCCGCCGTAGAGCACCACGGTGTCGTCGTTGGCGATGCCGCGCTCGGAGAGCAGGGCCTCGAACTGCTGCTGGTTCACGAAGTCCCGGCGGACCGGGTCCTGCAGGTCGCGCTTCCAGTCGATCCGGACGGCGTTGCGGATGTGGTTCTTGTCGTAGGCGGCGGTGTCCTCGTCGACTTCGACGAGGACGACTTTCGGGTCGTCCAGGTGCGCCTGGACCCAGTCGGCGTCGACCAGGACGTCGTTGCGACTCATGGGAGTCCCTCCGGATGGTTCGGGGTTCGGATCGATCGGAGTGAGGTGGTGTGCGCGGACACGGTTGTTCCAGGTCCGCGGGCACGCGGAAGCACGAAGGTGTCTTGCTTGGGTCCGCGCTGATGGCAGAGGGCCGCCCGTCCTACAGCGGTCGGGCGTCGTGTCCCCACGAAGACGGGGTCACGGAAGCAGCCGACCCTCCGGGGTCAGCGCATTCGACACAGGCAGGCGGCGACGCGGCACAGATCGACTGCGCGTCGCTTGGTGAAGTCCGCCTGCTGCTTCATGTCACCGACTCTAGAGACGCCTCGGGGCGGTGTCACGCACGTACCGCACTGTGAGACGACGGTCTTACGTTTTTTACACCGTGCTGGTCACGCCGGGCTTTCAGGAGGTCATCGGCACGGTGATGTCGTACGCGCCCCAGCCCGTGACCTTGACCTCGAAGTGGTCGATCTGTGCCGCGGGCAGCGCGGTCGCGGCCGGGATCGCGATCGCCTTGCCTGCGACCGACCGCCAGTTCGAGAGCTGGACCACGGCGTGGTTCTTGGCCACGACGTAGAGCGTGCAGTTCAGGCCGTTCGGCGTCCCGCTCATCGTCGCGGTGACCGAGGTCCCCCAGCCGTGGTCCTGGTAGGAGATCTGGGCGGTCACGCCGCTCTGCGTCACGGCGGGCAGGGCCTCGCCGGGGGCGTTCGCGGTCCGGCTGTGCCCGGCCCAGAAACCGCCGATGACCAGGGCCATGGCCCCGGCGAAGCTGCCGGCGGCGACGAGGATCCGGCGGCGGCGCGGCGCGCGGAACGGTGCCGGAACCGGGCTGCGGAACGGCGAGCGCCGGCGCGGCGGCACCGGCTCCGGCAGCTCCGGCATCGGCGCCCCGACCAGCCCGATGTCCATGACCCGCTTCACGCCGACGAACGAGGCGTACTCCTCCTGGCACTCGGGGCACTCGGCCATGTGCCGGCGCACCTCGCGGGCCTCGTCCGGATCCAGCGCCCCGAGCGCGAGGGCCCCGACGGCGATCCGCAGGTCCTCGTTGTCGCAGGCACCGGGCCGCACCTCTGCTTCCCGGTTCACGGCTTGATCCCCCGTTCTTCGAAAGCGGCCCGCAGCGCGCGCAACGCGTAGTAGGTGCGCGATTTGACGGTACCTGGGGGAATGCCGAGTACGTCGGCGGCTTCCGACACGGACAGGCCCTTGAAGTACGTCTCCCGGAGCACCGCACGGTGGTCCGGGCTCAGTGTCGTCATGGCTTCGGCCACCTCCCATCCCAGCAGCATCCGGTCGTGATCGTCCTCGACGACCGCCTCGCGGGCGGTCCCCAGCGCGAGTCCCTCGTCGCCGACCTCCCGGGGGCGGGAGCGCCGGGCGCGGGCCTGGTCCACCACGATGTTCCGGGCGACCGTGCACAGCCAGGCCCGCGGCGAGCCGCGGTCCGGCGCGAACGCCTCGGCGTGCTGCCAGGCCCGCAGGAACGTCTCCTGCACCACGTCCTCGGCCCGGCCTCGGTCGCCGTCGGTCAGTTTGAGGACGTACCCCAGTAGCGGACCCGCGTGGTCCGCGTAGAGGGATCTGAGACGCTCCGCGTCCGCGCTCGCGACGTCCACACCGGGGACACGGAATGCCGGAGGTTCTGGTTCAACCCGCCGCCACCACGTCACACGCCGATGATGGCATCGCCGGTGATCGTTCGACAGCGGATCGGGCCGGACGGTGCGGCGGAGTTGAGGAAGCGCTGGTGGCGACAGTGGCCGCCGGCGACGGTCCGCGAGATCGAACCGCCGCCGGGGCGCGTACGTATATCTGGATCGCGGGACGGACGGTGCCCGTCGTCCGCCTGGGGTCTGCCGCGAGACCTCAGTTGGAGGACACGCCCGAACCGGTGACCAGCACGTGGTCGGCCTCGGCGTAGACGCGCAGCCCGTCGGCCGACGTCTGCATGTTGGCCATCTGGAGGGTGAGCTGCATCGGCAGGGTGCCGACGTCGATCGGGAAGTCCAGCTCGCGCGGGACGCGGCCGCCCAGGCCCAGGGAGGAGGACTCGACCTTCGACGCCGTCAGCTGCAGGCGGTTGCCCCCGGCCAGCGACAGGTGGCTCTGCAGAGTGGTCTTGCCCAGGCCCGGGACGTTGCCGGTGACCCGGACGGTGTTGTCCGGCCCCTCGGCCAGCGTCACGTCCAGGCCCTGCGCGGCGGCCGCCGACTCCATGTCGGTCCAGCTGAACAGCGCGGTGCCGGAAAGGTGGTCGACGTCGGCTTGTTTGAAGCCGTCGGAGGGCGCGACGCCCTTGAGGTCGACGTGCAGATCGGTGACCCGGACGCCGTTGCGGGTGATGCCGCGCGCGTCGACCGAGACCTTGTCCAGCTTCATGCCGATCAGCTGGGTCAGGAACGGGAAGTTCGCGATGGTGACGGACGGTTTGGACTGGAGGTTCTGCGATTGTTGGATGCGTTTGGCGATCTGGCTCTCCGCGATGCCCACCGTGATCCGGTCCGCGGCCACGAACAGACCCACGAGCACCAGCAGCGTGATCGCCAGCCTGGTCGGCCACTTGCGACGTCTGACCGGCGGCGGATGCGCCTGCCACTGCAACTGGTCGAGCCCCTCCTCGGAAGTCATGGGACGAGGATAGCCGCGGCGTATGAAGCCAGGGCGGCGATCGTGACCGGTATCGCGACGACCGCGGCCCGGCTCGCCCCCAGTTCGGCGTTGCGCGCGGCCGACACCGACAGCACCGCGCAGACCCCCGCCCCCACCGCGACCGAGGAGAGGTGCAGCACGGCGGCGGGCAGGAACAGGCCGGTCAGACCCGCGAAGAGCAGCGCCGAGGAGGCGGCGGCGAGGGCGCGCACCGCGCCGGGCTCGACACCGTGCCGGCGGGCGCGGAAGACGGCGTCCGCGGCGACCAGGACGAACCCGGCGCCCAGGCCCGCGGCGACCGGGAGCGCGGCGTCGTCGGGCTGGAACTTGAAGGCCGCGGCGGCGCCGGCCATCGCCGGGAGCGCCGCGAGGACGGCGGTGCGGCGGGAGGCGAAGCCGGCGAGGTCGAGGACGGCCCAGGCGACGACGAGTTGGAGCGGGAGGACGGCGACGGCGACGGCTTTGGCGGAGACGAAGGCGGTGACGGCCAAGGCTGCGGTCGCTGCGCCGGCGTAGGGGAGGTGCTGGAGAGGGGAGAGGCGGGGGCGGACTGGGTTTTCGCGCGCGGGTGCGTAGTCGTTGGAGTACTCGCCGGCGTAGTCGCCGGAGTACTCGTCCGGGTACTGCTCGGCGTACGGCTCGGCGTATGACTCGGCGTATGACTCGACGGCAGGTGCGGAACGGCGACGGCGGGACTGGACAGGCGGTTCCTCATAAGGCTCTTCGTAGTAGGGCTCTTGATAGCCCTCATAGCCTTCTTGTTGGTAACCGTCCTGCTGGTACCCGACTTGGGGATGGGCCTCTTGGTAGCCCTCCTGCGGGTAGTCCTCGTAATACGTGCCCTGTTGTTGGTCGTAACCCTGACCCTGGTCGTACTGCTCGTAACTCGGGTACTGCTCATAACCGGGGGCGTTCTGGTACCCGTAGGCGGGGTCCGGGGCGTATTCGGGCGCATACTCAGGGGCGTATTCGTAGCCCTGGTGCGGCGGCGCCTGTCCGTACACCGGGGCCGCCTCATACCCGTACTGCTGCTGGGCCTCGTAGCCCTGGTACTCCGCTACCGGCTGCTCGTAGCCGTACTCGTATCCGTAGCCCTCAGGCTGCTGCTGCGCATAAGAGGAGTCATCGGCGAAGTAACCCTGTTGGTAGGCGGGGTCCTCCGGATACACGTACTCGGGCTCCTGCGCCGACGGCTCAGAAGCCGCCCGCCCACGCCGTCGGCCCGTGTACTCGCCCACCCTGAGTTCCTCCTGCCGACGCCTACCCGTCTGCAAGGTATCAGCCGAGTCGCTCAGCCTCCGGCGAACGGCGGAAGCACCTCGACCACCGCCCCCTCGGCCAACCGCACGTCGGACGGGTCACGCCGCCCCACCGGCGCCCCGTCCACCAGGAACGACGCCCGCCGCAGAACCTCGCCGAGGCGCACCCCGTGCCGCGCCACCGCGGAGGCCAGCACCTCGGCCAGCACCTCGCCCTCGAACGCCTCCTCAGCGACACCCGCCGCCGCCTTCGCCGCCGCCCAGTAGCGGATCAGCCCGCTCATCACGCCTCGCCTTCCATGACTTCGCCCGCTTTGCCGGGTTCACCCGCGCCGGGTTCACCCACGCCAGGTTCACTGTCGCCTGCTGCGCCGCGATCGCCGCCGCCGGCCTTGCCGAATCCGCCTGCGCTCAGCTCGCCATCGCCTACCTTGCCGGGTTCGCTGTCGCCTGCTGCGCCGCGATCGCCGCCGCCAGCCTTGCCGGATCCGCCGACGCCTTCGCCGAGTCGGCCCACGCCGCTACCGCCGCCGCTCGCCCTGCCAAGTCCGCCGCCAGCCGTGCCGGGTTCGCTGTCGCCTGCCGCCTCGCCGCCGCCTGCTTCTCCGGGCCCGCCGTCCCGTCCTCTATATCCGTGCTCCCGATCGTCCTCCCCGGACAGCGCGCCAGCAGCTTCACCAATGCTGTCGCCGCCAACCGGCAGCCCCCGCACCCATCGCCCGATCCGCGCCACCATCTCGAGCCCCGCCGCCTCCCGAGCCGCCGCGGCCTCCGCGTGTCCGAACCCGGGCTCGACCCACAGCTCCCGCGGCTCCCCCGCCGCCGCGTACAGCGCCTCGGCGTGGCCGAGCGGGAAGTACTTGTCCGCGTCGCCGTGGACCACCAGCAGTGGCACCGGTGCGATGCGGCCCACCAGTTCCACCGGCGACTCCGGGACCGGGTCCCAGCCGCCGGGCAGGATGCGCGTCTTCAGATGCCAGGCGGAAACCATGCGGCCGAGGGGATGTTCCACCAGAAAGTGGACCAATTTCATCGGTCGTGTGGAGCGCTCGAACCACCATCCCGGCCCGCTCACTGAGACCACCGCGTCCGTCGCGGAGCCCGGGCCGACGCCGGAGCCGCACAGGCCCGCATGCCGTACGACCACCGAAGCTCCCATGGAGAAACCGACCGTCGCCACATTCTCGTAACCCAGGACGCGGGCCCACTCCACCGCGGCGTGCAGGTCGAGCACCTCGAGATCACCGAGCGTCGATCTTCCGTGTGACAGTCCGTGACCGCGGAAGTCGAACGCGATGATTCCGCCATACGGACGCAACATGGCGGCGATGTGCGCCATGTCGCCGGTGCGCCAGGAGCCGCTGAAACCGTGGCACAGGACGAACGCCCAGCGTCGATCGACACCCCCTCTGTGCACGGCGTTCAGCCGGACGCCATCGGCCGTCAACAGCGTCTGACCGGGCTCTGTGTGCCCCGAGCTGCGCCTTTGTCCAGGTAAAATACGTGTGAACTCCGGCACGGAAACCTCGGGGAAACGCTTCATGACGGCTATCCTTTCTCACAGAGGATCCGGGCGACGAAGCCCCACGGGTCCTCTTGTGTGTTTTCTGGCGGGTGTGACAAGAGGCGCCCCCGGACAAAAGAGGAGCGATCCGCGGATGTCCAGTTTGCTGTTGTTGACCAACTCACTGACCCCCTCCTCCGAGGTCCTTCCGGCCCTCGGCCTGCTGCTGCACAACGTCCGCGTTGCGCCGGCGGAGGCATCCGCCCTTCTGGACACCCCGCCCGCCGACGCGATCCTGGTGGACGCGCGCCGGGACCTGCCGCAGATGCGGTCGCTGTGCCGGCTGCTGCGCACCACCGGGGTGGACTGCCCGCTGCTGCTGATCACCACCGAGGGCGCGCTCGCGGCGGTGACCGCGGACTGGGGCATCGACGACGTCCTGCTGGACTCGGCGGGCCCGGCCGAGGTCGAGGCCCGGCTGCGGCTGGCGGTCGGGAAGCTGGCGGCCGGGGCGGTCGCCGAGGACGTGCCGCTGGAGATCAGGAGCGGCGACCTGTCCATCGACGAGGGCACGTACACCGCCCGCGTCCGAAGCCGGGTGCTCGATCTGACCTTCAAGGAGTTCGAGCTCATCAAGTACCTCGCGCAGCACCCCGGCCGGGTGTTCACGCGGGCACAGCTGCTTCAGGAGGTGTGGGGCTACGACTACTTCGGCGGCACCCGCACCGTGGACGTCCACGTCCGGCGGCTGCGCGCCAAGCTCGGGGTCGAACACGAGGCTCTGATCGGGACGGTGCGCAACGTAGGCTACCGCTTCGTCATGCCCGACAAGCGCAACGGCTCCACCCCCGCCGCCACCGGCTCCAGCGCCGGCACCGAGTCCGCCGAGGAAGGCGCCGACGAGGTTCGAGCGTCCGACGCGCTGATCGCACCCCGTACCGTGGTGGGGTGACAGGTATCTCCATCGGCGTCGTCCGCCGACTGAACGAGGCGGACGTCGCCACCATCCGGTCCCTCGCCGAGGCCGCCGAGCGGACCGACGGAGTGGCACCGCTCCCCGAGCAGGTGCTGCTCCACCTGGAGCACCCCGGCGAGACCGACGCCTGGCACTTCGTGGCCCGGCGCCTGGCCAGTGCGGATCAGGCTTCGGAGCTGATCGGCTACGCCGTGCTCGACAAGTCGAACCCGGAGGAGGGCCCGACCGCGGAAGTCGTGGTCGCGCCCGACTCCCGCCGCCAAGGCGTCGGCGGCGCCCTCCTGGACTCCCTGCGCATGAAGGTGCGGCGCGGCGACAAGCCGGTGCGCGTGTGGGCGCACGGCGCGCTCCCCGCCGCGGCCGCGCTGGCCGCGAAGCGCGGCCTGGAACCGGTCCGCGAGCTGTGGGTGATGGCCCGGCCCCTGGATGACGTGCCGCCGCCGGCGCTGCCCGAGGGCATCCGCATCGCGGCGTTCCGGCCCGGCGTCGACGACGAAGCCTGGGTCGCGGTCAACGCCCGGGCCTTCGCGCACCACCCCGAGCAGGGCTCGATGACGGTCGAGGACCTGCGCGTGCGGATCGCACAGCCCTGGTTCGACCCGGAGGGCTTCTTCCTGGCCTGGCGCGGCACGAAGCTGGCCGGCTTCCACTGGACCAAGGTGCACGACCACAGCGCCTACGGCGAGGACGGCGACGGCCCGGTCGGCGAGGTCTACGTCCTGGGCCTGGAGCCGGACGAGCAGGGCAGCGGCCTGGGCCGGACGCTGACCCAGGTCGGCCTTCGCTACCTGCACGACCGCGGCCTGAAAGAGGTCATCCTCTACGTCGAGGCCGACAACGCCCCCGCGATCGCGGTCTACACGAAGCTCGGCTTCACGCGCCGCAGCGCGGACATCATGTATCAAGTCTGAGTATGGACACCTCGCCGAGCCCCGCCCGGGTCCTCGTGATCGGCCTCGACCCCTACCGGGTCCCGGGGCCGTGGGACCCCGAGCCCGCCGCCGACGCGATCGACCGCGGTATCGCCCGGTTCGCCGAGCACGGCGTCGGGGTCGAGACCTGCCTGTTCGGCCTGGACGGGAGCGACGACATCCCGGCGGTCGTCGCCGCCGCGCTGGCCGCGCGGTCGTGGGAGTGCGTCGTGGTCGGCGGCGGGGTGCGCCGGTCCGAGGGGGAGCTGTTCGAGCAGGTGGTCAACCTGGTGCGCCGGCACGCCCCGGACGCGGCGATCGCCTTCAACACCGAACCCGACACCACTTTCGAGGCGGCTGCCCGCTGGATCGACGTGCCCTGAGTCCGGGGCGGGACTCGGGGACCGCCGATCGGCGCGAGCCGCGAGCCGCGACCCTCGAGCCTCGGGCCTCACTCAGCCCGTGACCCCGACCAGCTGCGTGTACACCACAAGGTTGTCCGCGTAATGCTTCCCGTCGAACGCCCCGCCGCACGTGATGATCCGCAGCTGCGGCGTCCCGCCGTCGTCGCTGCCGTAGACCCGCTGCGCCGGGAACCGGTCCTTGTCGACCACCTCGACCGAGGTCACCCGGAACTGCGCGTGCTTCTTGTCCGCGCGGTCCACGATCACCAGCGCCCCGGGCTGCACGTTCCCCAGCGGGTAGAACACCGCGCGGCCGTAGTCGGTGTCGACGTGGCCGACGATCACCGCCGCGCCGCGCTCGCCCGGCGTCGGATCGCCGGTGAACCAGCCCGCCTCGGTCGGCACCGACATCGGCGGGACCGCCACCGCACCGTCGCGGTCCAGGCCGAGCCGGATCAGCGGGGCGTCGATGCCCACCGAGGGGACCTGCACGCGCAGCGGCACCGAGCGCTCCAGCGGCGCGGCCGCCGGGCCGGACCAGCTGCCGAACAGCGCGCCCTGGGTCGGGGAGGGCGGTCCGGACAGCGCGGTCACGCCGCTGCCGAGCAGCTTCGCGCCGGCCACGACCACGACCACCGCGATCACGACCTTCACCAGCTTGTGCCGGCCGAGCGGTCGGCCGCCGCCCGCAGCCGGCCGCCGAGCAGACGGGCCCGGATCGGCGCCGCCGCCGTCCGGGCCCGCCGCCGGCGAGGAATCAGCCGGCATGCGTGCCGTCGGCGCCGCGGCGGCGCATGCTCCACAGGCCGTAGCCGACGCCGCCGACCACCAGGGCCACGCCGCCGGCGGTCATGCCGAGGTCGCCCTTCATCACCGAACCGCCGCCGCCGGCCTTCGGCGGGTTGGTCGGGGCGGGGTTGGTGCCGCCGTAGACCGTGATGCTGGTGACGCCGTTCAGGCTGTTGGAGCCGGTGCCGCAGGTGACGTTCACCGACCACTGGCCGTTCTGCGCGTTCGAGACGATCGTCGCGGTGCCGGCCAGCCCCGCGCCCTTGGGGTTGCGGGTCAGCGAGACCGAGCCGTTGTTGGTGAACACCGAGGACGTCGCGGTCCCGGAGTCGGGTTGGATACAGGTCGGGACCGTGATCACGACCTGCTGCCCGGGTCTGGCCGCGCTCGGGTTCAGCTCCACGGCCGGGCCGCTCAGGCCGCTGCTCCCGCTGGCGCCGCTGCTGGAGCTGGTGCTGGTGCCGGTGCTCACGCCGTTCAGCGCGTTCTGGACCGCCGAGACCCCGTTCGACACGGTCTGCGCACCGCTCTGCACGCTCTGGACGCCGTTGGACACCGTGGACGCGCCGTTCTGCACGGTGTCCACAAGGCTCCCGGCGCTCGCGTGGTTGTTCATCATCCACAACAGCGCGACGGCGCCGCCACCAACCACCAGCGTCTTCATCCCGAACATCGCGGGGGCCTCCTCCGTGCAGGGTTCGAAGTGGCAAAAGCAGGGAACGGTGGACCCCAGCGGGGTACACCTTCCAGATCCATCGATACCGTCGCGGAAGGGGTTTCACCTGTTGAGCAGCGCATTTTCGCCCGGATGGCGCACGCGTTCACCCGGACGCCGAGAATCCACCCTCTCGATACCCGCCGTTCACACCCGCGTGTCAAGCTCGGAATCATGACCGGCCCGGCCCCCGAGACCCGCTTCCTGGACCGGGAGATCTCCTGGCTTCGCTTCAACGAACGAGTCCTGGAACTCGCCCAGGACGCCGAGCAGGTCCCGTTGTTGGAACGGGCCCGCTTCCTGGCGATCTTCGCCTCGAACCTCGACGAGTTCTACATGGTCCGGGTCGCCGGCCTGCGCCGGCGGCTGGCCACCGGGGTGGCCACCACCTCGGCCTCCGGACTGCCGCCGCGCGAGGTGCTGCGCCGGATCCTGACGGAGACCGGCGAGCTGATGGCGCGGCACGCCGGGGAGTTCCAGAACCGGCTGCGCCCCGAACTGGCGGCGGTCGGGATCAGCATCATCCGCTGGGCGGAGCTGGACTCCGAGGAGCGCGAGAAGCTGTTCCAGCTGTTCCGCTACCAGCTGTTCCCGGTGCTGACCCCGCTGGCGGTCGACCCGGCGCATCCGTTCCCGTACATCTCGGGCCTGTCCCTGAACCTCGCGGTCTCGCTGCGCGACCCGGACACCGGGCAGGAGCACTTCGCCCGGGTCAAGGTGCCGCCGCTGCTGCCCCGGTTCGTGGAGTCCAAGCCCGGCCGGTACGTGCCGGTCGAGGACGTCATCGCCGCGCACCTGGAGCTGCTGTTCCCGGGCATGGAGATCCTGGACCACCACGCCTTCCGGGTCACCCGCAACGAGGACCTGGAAGTCGAGGCCGACACCGACGAGAACCTGCTGCAGGCGCTGGAGCGCGAGCTCATGCGGCGCCGCTTCGGGCCGCCGGTGCGCCTGGAGGTCGACGAGAACATCCGGCCGCAGGTGCTGGACCTGCTGATCCGCGAGCTGGACATCAACGAGGACGAGGTCTTCAAGATCTCCGCGCCGCTGGACCTGACCGGCCTGAACCAGATCGCCGACATCGGCAAGTCCGGGGAGTACAGCGAGCTGCGCTTCAAGCCGTTCGTCACCAAGACCCACCCGGACCTGGCCGACGAGGGCCCGGGCAAGCCGGCCGACATCTTCGCCGCGATCCGGCGCCGCGACATCCTGCTGCACCACCCCTACGACTCCTTCGCCACCAGCGTGCAGGCGTTCCTGGAGCAGGCCGCCGAGGACCCCGACGTCCTGGCGATCAAGCAGACGCTGTACCGCACCAGCGGCGACTCGCCGATCGTGGACGCGCTCATCGACGCCGCCGAGGCCGGCAAGCAGGTGCTGGTGCTGGTCGAGATCAAGGCCCGGTTCGACGAGCACGCCAACATCTCCTGGGCCCGCAAGCTGGAACAGGCCGGCTGCCACGTGGTCTACGGCCTGATCGGCCTGAAGACGCAC is part of the Catenulispora sp. EB89 genome and encodes:
- a CDS encoding class F sortase encodes the protein MPADSSPAAGPDGGGADPGPSARRPAAGGGRPLGRHKLVKVVIAVVVVVAGAKLLGSGVTALSGPPSPTQGALFGSWSGPAAAPLERSVPLRVQVPSVGIDAPLIRLGLDRDGAVAVPPMSVPTEAGWFTGDPTPGERGAAVIVGHVDTDYGRAVFYPLGNVQPGALVIVDRADKKHAQFRVTSVEVVDKDRFPAQRVYGSDDGGTPQLRIITCGGAFDGKHYADNLVVYTQLVGVTG
- a CDS encoding RNA degradosome polyphosphate kinase, with protein sequence MTGPAPETRFLDREISWLRFNERVLELAQDAEQVPLLERARFLAIFASNLDEFYMVRVAGLRRRLATGVATTSASGLPPREVLRRILTETGELMARHAGEFQNRLRPELAAVGISIIRWAELDSEEREKLFQLFRYQLFPVLTPLAVDPAHPFPYISGLSLNLAVSLRDPDTGQEHFARVKVPPLLPRFVESKPGRYVPVEDVIAAHLELLFPGMEILDHHAFRVTRNEDLEVEADTDENLLQALERELMRRRFGPPVRLEVDENIRPQVLDLLIRELDINEDEVFKISAPLDLTGLNQIADIGKSGEYSELRFKPFVTKTHPDLADEGPGKPADIFAAIRRRDILLHHPYDSFATSVQAFLEQAAEDPDVLAIKQTLYRTSGDSPIVDALIDAAEAGKQVLVLVEIKARFDEHANISWARKLEQAGCHVVYGLIGLKTHCKLSLVVRREGAVLRRYAHVGTGNYNPKTARLYEDLGLLTCDNEIGADLSDLFNRLSGFAHPTKFGRLLTAPNALRGGLIELIGQQRELAEAGQPSRIRIKVNSIVDEDLIDALYEASQAGVPVEIWVRGICALRPGIEGMSENIRVRSVLGRFLEHSRAFVFGLDEQAQVWIGSADLMHRNLDRRVEALVRLVEPVQRRAISALFDMAMDPKTAAWDLAGDGTWTRSEYAEDGSPLADMQNTLISERANWWSRRAG
- a CDS encoding response regulator transcription factor codes for the protein MSSLLLLTNSLTPSSEVLPALGLLLHNVRVAPAEASALLDTPPADAILVDARRDLPQMRSLCRLLRTTGVDCPLLLITTEGALAAVTADWGIDDVLLDSAGPAEVEARLRLAVGKLAAGAVAEDVPLEIRSGDLSIDEGTYTARVRSRVLDLTFKEFELIKYLAQHPGRVFTRAQLLQEVWGYDYFGGTRTVDVHVRRLRAKLGVEHEALIGTVRNVGYRFVMPDKRNGSTPAATGSSAGTESAEEGADEVRASDALIAPRTVVG
- a CDS encoding alpha/beta hydrolase — protein: MKRFPEVSVPEFTRILPGQRRSSGHTEPGQTLLTADGVRLNAVHRGGVDRRWAFVLCHGFSGSWRTGDMAHIAAMLRPYGGIIAFDFRGHGLSHGRSTLGDLEVLDLHAAVEWARVLGYENVATVGFSMGASVVVRHAGLCGSGVGPGSATDAVVSVSGPGWWFERSTRPMKLVHFLVEHPLGRMVSAWHLKTRILPGGWDPVPESPVELVGRIAPVPLLVVHGDADKYFPLGHAEALYAAAGEPRELWVEPGFGHAEAAAAREAAGLEMVARIGRWVRGLPVGGDSIGEAAGALSGEDDREHGYRGRDGGPGEAGGGEAAGDSEPGTAGGGLGRASGGGSGVGRLGEGVGGSGKAGGGDRGAAGDSEPGKVGDGELSAGGFGKAGGGDRGAAGDSEPGVGEPGAGEPGKAGEVMEGEA
- the mshD gene encoding mycothiol synthase is translated as MTGISIGVVRRLNEADVATIRSLAEAAERTDGVAPLPEQVLLHLEHPGETDAWHFVARRLASADQASELIGYAVLDKSNPEEGPTAEVVVAPDSRRQGVGGALLDSLRMKVRRGDKPVRVWAHGALPAAAALAAKRGLEPVRELWVMARPLDDVPPPALPEGIRIAAFRPGVDDEAWVAVNARAFAHHPEQGSMTVEDLRVRIAQPWFDPEGFFLAWRGTKLAGFHWTKVHDHSAYGEDGDGPVGEVYVLGLEPDEQGSGLGRTLTQVGLRYLHDRGLKEVILYVEADNAPAIAVYTKLGFTRRSADIMYQV